One Danio rerio strain Tuebingen ecotype United States chromosome 7, GRCz12tu, whole genome shotgun sequence genomic window, TCGACGTCTGCCTGGCCGAATCTCTTCCAAAGCAGGCCCACTATTTGAGGATGGAGATGCCACTCCCCGTAGAGTGGGTTCCCCCTTGACAAAAGGTCTGTACCCCTGTTCAGAACGCCTGGGACATGCGTCGCCCGTAATGACAGAAAATGATGTTGCCTGCTCCATACTAAAAGCTTGTGAGCTAAGGCGTGGAGCTTGGAGGATCGCATCCCCCCTTGGCGGTTGATATGTGCTACAGCTGTAGTGTTGTCGCACTGCACTAGCACATGATACCCCTGCAGGCGGGGCAGAAAATGTTTTAGAGCTTTCCACACAGTGAGAAGCTCCAAATAATTTATGTGGGCTGAGTGAAGTGTGTGAGACCACACGCCGTTCACTATCCTGCCCTCCTGTGTGGCGCCCCACCCTGTCAGCGAGGCATCTGTCGTTACCACTTTGCGCATCATGACAGCCCCGAGGGGACTCCCATGAGCGTAAAACTCTGCGTTCCTCCAGTGGTGCAGCGCTGTTGTGCACGAGCGCGAGACTGTGACATAAAGGGAGAGATCGCATAACGGGCTGAGATGAAGAGATAAAACCCACTTCATGAATGCCCTCATTCTCAAAAGGCCTAGTGGCAGAACATGAATAGCCGAGGCCATGAGACCTTGTAGTCTGAGACATGTACGATACTGTACCCTTGCTCCTTCCCTGAATTGTGAGAGACAATTCAGAAGAGAGAGAATGCGCTCTGGCTCGATAACGGGTGGGTCACCCATGCCGATCGATGCCATATCCTTAACTTCCAGACCCGCGAGACCTTGTTTAAGGTTGAGCGGGTCGCCCCAGTAGTGCTTCATGTGCTTCGCACACGCTGGGAGGACGGGAAAAAGTTTTTTCCTCGGGCCTGGTGGAGGCCCCAGCAACTATCCATCATAAATGTCCCTCTCCTGGTCGGTGGCACTCTGTGGAGCTGGCCATTCGATGTTGAGGAGAGCGGCCGCTCGCTCACACACATCTAGGAATCTGGGGAGCACCAGAGGGCAGGATGGCCTCCTCATCCTCTGAAACACCCAGAAGACCCGCGTCGTCATCGTCGCCAGAACCGGCCGGTTCATCAGCGAACGGCGGAACACCCACGAAGATGTCCTCTTCGGGGAACGCAGGATTGGGCTGGTCAGCCCAGTCGAGAGACATAGCGCTCCAGGAGTCCCCCGCCTGCGCGCTGTCGTCACCATGTCCCCCATCCGAATCGGAAAATTCAACACATTGAGTCGCTGCAACTTTCGTACGACGCCGCAGAAGCTTTTTCGGTAATTTAAGACAATGGCTGCAATTCTCCGGGGTTTCCAACGCCTCTTGAGCGTGGTTGAGGCCCAAGCAGACAACACAGAAGGGGTGGGGGTCCTTTGCAGCAATAAGCGCGCCACATGCGGCCGGGCAGGCCCGTGATGAGTGCTCGGGAGAAGCGGCAGATTTAGAAAGTGACATATTCGAGGCGGGCAGCCGTGGACAGGGACAGGTGTAAGAGGAGCGTGGGCAGCTCGGGATGCGAAACCACAACTAACCTGGTCGGATAACAGACTGTCACGTCTGGTGGAGGCTGATCGAAAGATATGTCCTCCTGAAGACTCGTAAATGAGCAGCAGTAATCCAACCGAGCTGTAGAGTTGCAGAGTCAGCAAGAATGTTAACTGAGGAATAGCAGCGCGTGCAGAATGATTTATGCGCACAGGTAAAGGGGCGGTTCTTTACCTGCCATTGGGCACGCGCTTCTGTCTGTCAAGCCAGACTTGGTGCAATTGGATGCTTCTGCAGAGGTCAGGCACGGATGCCTTCCCATAGGTGGATCTCGAACACGAGATGATGAAAGAGAACAGtgtcatttcccagagatggattgcggctggaaaggcatccgctgcgtaaaaacgtgctggataatttggcggttcattccactgtagcgatcctggattaataaagggactaagccgacaagaaattgaatgaatgaaaacaatgtCATCATAGAGGTACAAACCTGAATGTTTTCTTCAGGCTTTAAATCTGCTGAATATCAAATACTGCTATAACTTGATGCTTTTCTTCTTTACTCTTTACTGCCTCTTCCTGTACCAACTCAATGTGTGTATGTTAGATTAGTTTAAGTGTTTATTGTAGTTAATAAAGCCTTATTTGTAACACACTTGAAGTTGCACATTATTTGCTCATAACTGGTGTCCCTAATCATGCCTCTTTTGCtgttagttttacattttaacaagGTTATTTCATATGACCCAgaaataaatattctttaaacaaacaaacacttgatCTAAAGTTGTTAAGTGTAAGCGTATAGCTTatctaaatattataatttattatgattaattCTTAATATTTCCTCCTTGAGCTAGTTGGCTACACACATCCGATAATGCTTGATTATTGGCATTAGTCTTATGCTGACTGGATAATAGAACGATTGTCAATGATGAATTTAACCTTATCAAAACATCTGCATGTTGTCCTTAAGAAATTTGTTCATTAAACATCACGTGAAGCTTTCAGACCTGGCACGAGTTTACCTGCTCACATTCTCTTGAAATGCCAAGAACGCATTTGTGTGTTTTGACACACTGTTTCCTCATGGCATGTTTCTTCCTGCTACCAGTGGAATTAATCAAAGCATCACAACTTTAAGAGAGTATCACAAGCATGGATTCGATAAAAACACTTTTATGGATTAAATCTGTCATGTTTGCATTGTTTTGAGTTTAATTAAAAGGAATTTTATTTGACAGGTTCAATAAAACAAGCaagaattaaaatgtaaataaaaacagaaagtaTCTCTTGTATACGACACCTCCAAGTGTACAACTTAAAGTATACGACCAGAAAACTGACGATGATAAAAACTCTTAGTTTATTTCCAATGTGGTTCTCACTGTTATTACAAAGAATTGCAACAATCAtcttttaaccactttttaaaatATCGCTGAATCTTTTATTTCTTTGATTGATTTTGCCAATTTATTCCCAATAATTGCATCGGTGTGTAAAAACATATTCTCCCACAGCAAAGTTCTAAACTAAAATGGACACATTAAAATTCAACCCCCTTGTAAAATAGGTATGTTATTTCCCTCatcatttgaaaataatttactaaataaCTTGGAACCACATTAATCACTTTTTAGGTGTCAAGCcctacagtatttaaaaaacacaGTCTTGCTTACAGTTAACAAAACTAATTCTTTAAACCATTTTTGCCAGGATGCAGACTTGAATTTGCAAACTGAGCCTGAGACTGCATATActagagatgcaatgtcagacacaatgcactcaatggagctagtcacgtcactgtgagggttggggtgcACATCAAAAAATCATTGCTTGCAGCTCACCTTGCAACTGCACTGAATCTGCATCCAGATCCTTCTCATTCTTTACTGCGTAGGATGaacttttaaaattattcaaacTAATTTATCTTGATAGCATGGGTGTATGCAAATCAGTGGCAAATTGAGTGAACATATTTTGTGAGTTTCGCAATTTATCTTTCATAATAATTGGGTTTAAAATATGTGGAACTCTTGAATGTTAAGGGATCAGATCATATACAATTAATATCAACTCTCTTGCTTCTATTATCCAGATAAAACTGATGGCACTTTAGAGACTCCTCGTTAAAATTAATTGGCCCTAATTCACATGATAAAATTTTACCAAATGTATCTAATGTGTTTTGGAGGTCCAGCATGACCATCCCACAATATTTGCCACCATCTGCAGCTTTCCTTATTCTATCAGTCACATGTAATATACAGTAAATTGCTCAGTGGAATGTAGGGATCTAAAACCTGTTAATCTGCTAACGTCATACAAAAGAGTTTATACTATTGTAACCGACAATCTGTTTGTGTACTAATGTTTAATGAATTTTAAtggaaaaataatataaataaattccttttttcaCTCATTCCATAATGGTCTAGGTCAACAGATTCCTCCTTTCACTCATTACATCACTTATTTTCTTAATATGGTTAAGCTATTTGTTTTTGGCTCTAACCATACTTGTTCAAGTGGTCATCAGATCTCCTTTGTTTTCCTTGTTCCGCGTCTGATTTTGTATAAATACTGAACTTCACTATGCCTCGCCAACTCAGAAGAGAGGAACCCAAGACAAGATAGAAAGAAAAACCTGTAAGAATTCTTGGACAACAAATAAaacttaatgttaaaaatgtatacacaaaataataataataattaatgcttTTAATAAGTGAATTTTCACAAACCTAACAATTTTAGCTTTACAGCTTTGAGTTTAACTGTGTATAACTTTTCTCTTTTTATTCACAGATTGTcctttttgtaaaacaaaaatgtttttcaggATCCTTCTCAGTCTCTCACTGAATTTATTGCTCTGTGAGGCTGCAAGCATCATATATTGTAagtataatatatacaataatatgtTTGGACTAAAACAAATTTATcctaaaaattactttttaagtatttattgtcTCATATTGCAGTGGATAACCAAGATAGACCATGCGGCAAAAACAGTGATGACAGCCCCAACCTTGAAATAGCAAAACTTCAGGGCAGGATTAAATATGCTGCTCGAAGCTGCAAAGAAATTCAGGACAAGTATCAGGTTTACGATGGTAAGTtaattatgatatatatatatatatatatagtcaatgcAAAGTTGGttatcaaaaaacatttttaacttgtttaaactacttattgagctaaaacaacacaattcttgacattTCATTAGGACGACTTAACAGTTttacatgaataaatatatatttatatatatataagcatcaGCAGGATTAATCTGAGGGATGCTTTGTTCACACAGATGGCCTGTACTACCTGATCTCCTCAAAAGGAGTActttaccagacatactgtgacatgACCACTGCAGGTGGAGGCTGGACGCTGGTGGCCAGTGTTCATGAAAACAACCTGTACGGAAAGTGTACAGTTGGTGACCGCTGGTCTAGCGAGCAGGGCAGTGATCCAAACAGGCCTAATGGTGAAGGGACATGGGCTAATACAGTCACATTTGGAAGTGTAGAGGCTTCTACAAGTGACGATTATAAGgtatacattattattacttttcgctagtttaaaaaaagaggaataaCTGATAGTGGGTCAATGAGTTATTGGCAAATAATGAACACTAGAGGTGGTAATGTAGTCAATGCAAAGTTGGTTACCAAACTTAATGACATTTTATCCATAGTCTTTTATTTTGTTCTGATATTTGGATGTTGTAGGCTGTGAAATAACTGACAtgattcagcgtagtgatatgaaACTGTAATGCAGTCAAGACCGGCCTGGAACtatttagctgtgtgtttatctgaaaataaatgcacaactaagaatgttcatcagccaatcagaatcaagcatttagcAGCCagtatattaagaaaataaatatacttCAGATGTGTAGATGTTTCATTTCTGTCACAGAATCCTGGATACTTTGACATTCCGGCTCAGGATGTGTCTGTGTGGCACGTTCCTAATAACATTGAGTTGGAGCGTTGGACTACTGCCTCCATCCTGAGATACCACACTGACAATCGCTTCCTAACCTTACATGGAGGAAACCTTTTCAATTTATTCAAGGTCAGATACACTTTAGATGCCAGTTCTGGAGTTTGACGTATTCAAAAAAATACAGgcaaattattgtaaatattttttttctgtagaaattCCCTGTGAGGTATGGATTAGGGTCATGCAACATCGACAATGGTCCTGCTGTTCCAATCGTGTATGATACTGGAAGTACAGAGTCTACCAAACTGCTGTATGGTCCCTATTCAAGAAGTATGGCAACTCCTTTTAATCtaataattcaaatatatatttttaagaaaatgtatACACCATGTAACAGTGTATGTGAATAAGTcatgatatattatttaaaagCCTCACCACATCTCAACGAAATACAActcattttttttcagcaaacTTTGACCCTGGATACATCACATTCAGAGTCTTCAATACTGAAAACGCTGCCTTGGCTCTTTGCTCAGGTGTTAAACCGACTGGCTGTAACTCTGAACATGTAAGTTAAGACTTTTCTTTGTTATTTAAAAGTGCCATATTATTAGTGCCATATTATTAGTGCTATACTTTTATAcaatatgcaatatatatttttctggtATCTAAATAGAAGGTGTGTGGCTTTTCAGAAAAAGAAGCGCACGcgagcacgcacgcacacgcacacacacacacacacacacacacaaatgtacttttttatacCAATCTATTTTGAAAAAGTGGACTTTTAGTAATGTTCTTATATTCTTGCAGTTCTGTGTTGGCGGAGGTGGATTCTTTCCTGAGGCGTCCCCTAGACAGTGTGGAGACTTTGCAGGTTTTGACTGGGATGGTTATGGTACTAATGAAGGATGGAGTGCATCCAAAGAGATAACCGAGGCTGCTGTACTTCTCTTTTATCGCTGAAAATCTAAAAATACCCTCATTATATCCTTCTCTCTAAGATATACCACAGAAATTTACACCTGAATGTTGCATAATCATTTTTTGCTCAAATGTTTTTCTTTAGCATATCCTACGCTATATCCTCCATACTGATCTGTAATCAACAAATATGTGGTCGTGGTGTTTAAAACTGTAAAAGGAAATTAGCCTCTAACATTAACCATTATTGGACTTTCactcaaatgtttttgtttcttactgCTGTTCAAAAGTGTATACCAATGAATCAAATAAAGGTAATGTTCAAATAAAACAAGTGGATCCTGTTTAGTGGTAATATATTAACTTCATTAAGATATTTTCcatatttgttttgtatatttcTACATAAAATAAATGGTACAAACTAAATCTCTGACTACAAATCTGACATGattacactcttagaaataaatatttgcaagctgtcactggggtggcact contains:
- the itln4 gene encoding intelectin, whose protein sequence is MFFRILLSLSLNLLLCEAASIIYLDNQDRPCGKNSDDSPNLEIAKLQGRIKYAARSCKEIQDKYQVYDDGLYYLISSKGVLYQTYCDMTTAGGGWTLVASVHENNLYGKCTVGDRWSSEQGSDPNRPNGEGTWANTVTFGSVEASTSDDYKNPGYFDIPAQDVSVWHVPNNIELERWTTASILRYHTDNRFLTLHGGNLFNLFKKFPVRYGLGSCNIDNGPAVPIVYDTGSTESTKLLYGPYSRTNFDPGYITFRVFNTENAALALCSGVKPTGCNSEHFCVGGGGFFPEASPRQCGDFAGFDWDGYGTNEGWSASKEITEAAVLLFYR